The DNA region ATAACGAAACTCAATGGGATGAACACTCATGATTGCCTCATTTTTAGCGTTTAGCGGATGGATTGAGCATCCGATAAAGCATACTACCCACTTCTTTCATTAGACCCTCTGCTATTTTGCTTTTATTTGTGTATTGTAAATCTACAGACAATAAACACTGTGTTTCCAGCTCGCATAACGAACCATAAGCCATAGCTAAAAATTGCCTGTATTCCCTGTGATACTGTCTTCCATAGCCTTCAGAAATATTAGACGGCATTGATACCGCAGACCTTCTCATCTGTTGATAATAATCCATAAACCGCGTCTTTTGGAAAATCTTTTGTGATCTTGCATATTTCCAAAACCAACTGATAAGACTTCTGCCAGACGATCAGATCTTTAAAGCTCTTCGTTTTCATTATTCCAAAGCGGGCTCTGCCCGCAACCCAATGTTATTAATGCTTCCTTCCCCATGTGGTGCGAATTTGGTTCGAAAAAGGCGGCGGCGATTCCGGCTCATCTGGCCCGTTGCCGCCCTCGCGCATACACGAGTATAGCGCTTCGCGCGGCGCCGGTCCATCTGAACCGGACTGGCCTTTCTTTTTCGAATCCGGCTCCGCCGGAAGCCAAATTCACCCCACGCTTGCATCGGGC from Kiritimatiellia bacterium includes:
- a CDS encoding four helix bundle protein → MRRSAVSMPSNISEGYGRQYHREYRQFLAMAYGSLCELETQCLLSVDLQYTNKSKIAEGLMKEVGSMLYRMLNPSAKR
- a CDS encoding four helix bundle protein, encoding MKTKSFKDLIVWQKSYQLVLEICKITKDFPKDAVYGLLSTDEKVCGINAV